The following proteins come from a genomic window of Sphingosinicella flava:
- the gspM gene encoding type II secretion system protein GspM: MTTRFLDWWKGRTVREQRMLVALAVVAALVLGWLLVIRPLDAALASAKERHGQAVAALAQTRAQAKAINDLTQRPAPALGGPLATVIGTSASEAGFTVSRLDADANGNVTLAIAAARPQAFFAWVAEMESRGAIAANLTASANTDQTLSVQATFRAGGR; the protein is encoded by the coding sequence ATGACGACACGCTTCCTCGATTGGTGGAAGGGCCGCACCGTGCGCGAGCAGCGGATGCTGGTCGCCCTTGCCGTGGTTGCTGCCCTGGTTCTCGGCTGGCTGCTCGTCATCCGCCCGCTCGACGCAGCCTTAGCCTCAGCGAAGGAGCGGCATGGCCAGGCGGTCGCCGCGCTCGCCCAGACCCGCGCCCAGGCCAAGGCGATTAACGACCTGACGCAGCGTCCCGCGCCGGCGCTCGGCGGTCCGCTCGCGACCGTCATCGGCACGTCGGCAAGCGAAGCGGGATTCACCGTCAGCCGCCTCGACGCGGATGCGAACGGCAACGTGACGCTCGCGATTGCGGCGGCGCGGCCGCAAGCCTTTTTCGCCTGGGTCGCGGAGATGGAAAGCCGGGGCGCGATCGCCGCCAATCTCACCGCCAGCGCGAATACCGATCAGACGCTGAGCGTTCAGGCGACCTTCCGAGCGGGAGGACGGTGA
- a CDS encoding amino acid permease: MAQWNARKRIVASEDLPSEHRLKRSLGWPHLVALGVGAIVGTGILTLIGVGADKAGPAVILSFAIAGVICACAALAYAEMATMIPASGSAYTYTYVVIGELLAWIVGWSLILEYSLVVSAVAVGWSGYAAPLLQAWAGVPMSLMQGPELGGIVNLPAIFIIAVVAGLLIAGTRESATLNAILVVVKIVALIVFVAVALPYFDAANFEPFAPFGFDKQMSADGVERGVMAAAAIIFFAFYGFDAIATAAEEAKNPGRDLSIGIVGSMVACVAIYMAVAAAAIGALAYTRFANSPEPLALILRELGQPAAATYLAASAVIALPTVILAFFYGQSRIFFVMARDGLLPRGLARVSARGNPVRITLFTAILVAILAGFIPLADLAALANAGTLTAFAAVAVCMLIMRRRAPDAERTFRTPMPWVVGLIAILGCAYLFYSLPAKTQHYFLIAQVVGLAIYFLYGSRRSVAAGEG, translated from the coding sequence TTGGCACAATGGAATGCGCGCAAAAGGATCGTCGCGAGCGAGGATCTGCCTTCGGAACATCGGCTGAAGCGCAGCCTCGGCTGGCCGCACCTTGTGGCGCTTGGCGTCGGCGCGATCGTCGGGACCGGCATTCTGACCCTGATCGGCGTTGGCGCGGACAAGGCCGGGCCCGCCGTCATCCTGTCCTTCGCCATCGCAGGCGTGATCTGCGCCTGCGCGGCGCTAGCCTATGCCGAAATGGCGACGATGATCCCGGCTTCAGGCAGCGCCTACACCTACACCTATGTCGTGATCGGCGAACTGCTCGCTTGGATCGTGGGGTGGAGCCTCATCCTTGAATATTCGCTGGTGGTGAGCGCGGTCGCGGTCGGTTGGTCCGGATATGCCGCACCCCTGCTCCAGGCCTGGGCGGGCGTGCCGATGAGCCTGATGCAGGGGCCGGAACTTGGCGGCATCGTCAACCTGCCCGCCATCTTCATCATCGCCGTCGTCGCGGGCCTCCTGATCGCGGGCACGCGGGAAAGCGCGACGTTGAACGCCATCCTGGTCGTCGTGAAGATCGTCGCGCTCATCGTCTTCGTCGCGGTCGCCCTGCCTTATTTCGACGCTGCCAATTTCGAACCCTTCGCGCCCTTCGGCTTCGACAAGCAGATGAGCGCCGACGGCGTCGAGCGTGGCGTCATGGCCGCCGCCGCCATCATCTTCTTCGCCTTTTATGGTTTCGATGCCATCGCCACGGCGGCGGAGGAAGCGAAGAATCCGGGACGGGATCTCTCCATCGGCATCGTCGGATCGATGGTCGCTTGCGTCGCCATCTACATGGCCGTGGCCGCCGCCGCGATCGGCGCACTTGCCTATACCCGCTTCGCCAACAGTCCCGAGCCGCTGGCCCTGATCCTGCGCGAGCTCGGGCAACCCGCCGCCGCGACTTATCTCGCGGCATCCGCCGTCATCGCCCTGCCGACCGTGATCCTCGCTTTCTTCTACGGGCAGAGCCGCATCTTCTTCGTGATGGCGCGCGACGGGCTGCTCCCGCGCGGCCTCGCCCGGGTATCGGCGCGGGGCAATCCGGTGCGGATCACCCTGTTCACCGCGATCCTGGTCGCGATCTTGGCAGGCTTCATCCCGCTCGCCGATCTCGCCGCGCTCGCCAATGCTGGGACGCTGACCGCCTTCGCGGCGGTTGCCGTCTGCATGCTGATCATGCGCCGCCGCGCCCCGGATGCGGAGCGCACCTTCCGTACGCCCATGCCCTGGGTGGTCGGCCTGATCGCGATCCTCGGCTGCGCCTATCTCTTCTACAGCCTGCCCGCGAAGACCCAGCATTATTTCCTGATCGCGCAGGTCGTCGGCCTCGCCATCTATTTCCTCTACGGGAGCCGCCGGAGCGTCGCCGCGGGCGAAGGCTAA
- a CDS encoding DNA topoisomerase IB, whose translation MLCFVDDALPGITRRRAGRGWAYYDAKGDRIVDRAEIDRLNRVGLPPAYTDAWFCPSPHGHIQAIGYDDKGRKQYRYHLDFRAQREAEKYDRCASFGRSLPLLRARVAEDIAGRKLGRDAVVAAVVRLMDLGFVRVGNEAYAQANKSFGATTLRTRHVSVTGKTVKMRFKGKSGQLQELSITDRNLTRMVKKCQDLPGQHLFQYVDDQGEPQPVSSSDVNAYIRDAMGQDFTAKHFRTWGASVIAFEQICAAGEKGLTLKRLLAPVAKALGNTPAISRKSYVHPALIDLVKAHEGEPLDGLQCPRPTKYLSSAERGLIDFLDTLAAETEAGIQAA comes from the coding sequence ATGCTATGCTTCGTCGACGACGCCCTTCCCGGCATCACGCGCCGCCGCGCCGGCCGGGGATGGGCTTATTATGACGCGAAGGGCGACCGGATTGTCGACCGCGCGGAAATCGACCGGCTGAACCGGGTGGGCCTTCCGCCAGCCTATACCGACGCCTGGTTCTGCCCGTCGCCTCATGGCCATATCCAGGCCATCGGCTATGACGACAAAGGCCGGAAACAATATCGCTATCACCTCGATTTTCGCGCGCAGCGGGAGGCCGAGAAATATGACCGCTGCGCGAGTTTCGGCCGCTCCCTCCCCCTGCTCCGCGCCCGCGTCGCCGAGGATATCGCCGGAAGGAAACTGGGCCGCGATGCGGTCGTCGCCGCGGTCGTTCGGTTGATGGACCTCGGCTTCGTCCGGGTCGGCAACGAGGCCTATGCGCAGGCGAACAAGAGTTTCGGCGCGACCACGCTGCGGACGCGGCATGTGTCGGTCACCGGCAAGACGGTGAAGATGCGCTTCAAGGGCAAATCCGGGCAGCTCCAGGAATTGTCGATCACCGACCGCAATCTGACCCGGATGGTGAAGAAATGCCAGGATCTGCCCGGCCAGCATCTGTTCCAATATGTGGACGATCAGGGCGAGCCGCAGCCCGTCAGCTCCAGCGACGTCAACGCTTACATTCGCGATGCGATGGGCCAAGACTTCACCGCCAAGCATTTCCGCACCTGGGGCGCGAGCGTGATCGCGTTCGAACAGATTTGCGCGGCGGGAGAAAAAGGGCTGACCCTGAAGCGGCTGCTCGCGCCCGTCGCCAAGGCGCTGGGGAATACGCCCGCGATCAGCCGCAAATCCTATGTTCACCCCGCGCTGATCGATCTCGTCAAGGCTCATGAGGGGGAGCCCCTCGACGGGTTGCAATGCCCCCGTCCCACCAAGTATCTGTCGAGCGCCGAGCGCGGCCTGATCGACTTTCTCGACACTCTGGCCGCCGAAACGGAAGCGGGGATACAAGCGGCCTGA
- a CDS encoding S24 family peptidase has protein sequence MDVRTTLQRLIEERREDYAGLSRMLGRNPAYMQQFIKRGTPRKLAEDDRRLLARYFGVPESLLGAPDEAPSGDLLVSVPRLDIGASAGPGAFTGDEQARNLLGFDKAWLRTLTRGDPSRLSMIRVEGDSMVPTLSDGDDILVDGSDGAETLRDGIYVLRVDGVLMVKRIAMNPAARRVSIVSDNAAYPGWPDCALSDMEIVGRVVWVGRPLR, from the coding sequence ATGGACGTGCGCACGACCCTTCAGCGTTTGATCGAGGAAAGACGGGAAGATTATGCTGGCCTGTCCCGCATGCTCGGCCGCAATCCCGCTTATATGCAGCAGTTCATCAAACGCGGCACGCCCAGGAAGCTGGCGGAAGATGACCGGCGCCTGCTCGCCCGCTATTTCGGTGTCCCTGAAAGCCTGCTCGGCGCGCCGGACGAGGCGCCGTCCGGCGATCTTCTGGTCTCGGTGCCGCGTCTCGACATTGGCGCGTCGGCAGGGCCGGGCGCTTTCACGGGTGACGAGCAGGCGCGCAATTTGCTGGGTTTCGACAAGGCGTGGCTGCGCACGCTGACGCGCGGCGATCCGTCCAGGCTATCGATGATCCGCGTCGAAGGCGATTCGATGGTTCCCACCCTGTCCGACGGGGACGACATCCTGGTCGACGGATCGGACGGTGCCGAAACCTTGCGCGATGGTATTTACGTGCTGCGCGTGGACGGCGTCCTGATGGTGAAGCGGATCGCGATGAATCCCGCCGCGCGCCGTGTGTCGATCGTCAGCGACAATGCCGCTTATCCGGGCTGGCCGGATTGCGCGCTGTCGGACATGGAGATTGTCGGCCGCGTCGTTTGGGTCGGCCGTCCGCTCCGCTAG
- the gspN gene encoding type II secretion system protein N, protein MRIRLPLGRTLFFLSAFAFATVALLPLRLALDWLGLDERGFAAREAQGSLWLGAISEAQWNGVPLGDLQARLRTLPLLALRARVDLDSPDAPKRVDGGITVTRNTFGVDDLTATLDTVGLLGGLPIARLDLADVTARFDGGTCRAAEGQATATLAPVASLPLPGQMTGTARCDAGALLIPFQSASGAERMEMRLMPGGQYQARVQLLSATPAMAPALTAAGFTATGAGFVLERQGAF, encoded by the coding sequence ATGCGCATCCGCTTGCCGCTGGGCCGCACGCTCTTCTTTCTGAGCGCCTTCGCCTTTGCGACGGTAGCGCTGCTGCCGTTGCGGTTGGCGCTAGATTGGTTGGGGTTGGATGAACGCGGCTTCGCGGCGCGCGAGGCGCAGGGCAGCCTGTGGCTAGGCGCCATCAGCGAGGCGCAGTGGAACGGAGTCCCGCTCGGCGACCTTCAGGCGCGGCTGCGGACGCTCCCGCTGCTCGCCCTGCGCGCGCGCGTCGATCTCGACAGTCCCGATGCGCCGAAGCGCGTGGACGGCGGCATCACCGTCACCCGCAACACCTTCGGCGTCGACGACCTGACCGCGACGCTCGACACGGTTGGACTGCTTGGCGGTCTGCCGATCGCCCGCCTGGACCTGGCGGACGTGACGGCGCGCTTCGACGGTGGCACGTGCCGGGCCGCCGAGGGACAAGCGACGGCGACCCTCGCCCCGGTCGCAAGCCTGCCGCTTCCGGGGCAAATGACCGGCACCGCGCGCTGCGACGCGGGTGCGCTGCTCATTCCATTCCAGAGCGCGAGCGGCGCGGAACGGATGGAGATGCGCCTGATGCCCGGCGGGCAATATCAAGCGCGCGTCCAGCTCCTTTCGGCCACGCCCGCCATGGCCCCCGCCCTTACCGCCGCCGGCTTCACGGCGACGGGGGCCGGCTTCGTCCTCGAACGGCAGGGCGCCTTTTAG
- a CDS encoding autotransporter assembly complex protein TamA, which produces MSEVAAGRRVAALMAATALFLCHSPAMGQDAEVLDPALQAPLDPSAPLDPLPGLGVEWPDLESGADDGIPDIPDTAVADAAVERTYTVAIRGLDGIDAGGIRAQFAELSVLEANRGDPANAAQIDRRADEDRDLLIQLLRARGYYDAVVEARAESGAGTGQVNVILEAQPGALYRFAEVSLPGIEAAGADESSLRTAFGIRQNDPVDAAAVTAGTAALRVALGEQGYAFATVGELDIVVDHEARSATLRLPVAPGGDRRFGAIVVDGTPLFSPEHIGVIARFDEGDPFEQSRLEDLRRALVATGLVSTVMVRPVANEATGRVDVAVALEPAPPRTVAGEIGYGTGEGLRVEGSWQHRNLLPPEGAVTFRGVLGTREQVISATLRRNNFRRRDQVLNALVAATHVEREAYEAHTFTLSGNIERQSNIIWQKAWTWFAGAELLASDERDVDLASEQERSRTFFIGALPAGLAYDGSDDLLDPTRGFRLSGRLSPEISLQDGAFGYARAQIDASFYRPVNDRVVFAGRVRLGTILGAERDRIAPSRRFYAGGGGSVRGYGYQALGPRDPVFRDPIGGRSLAEFSIEARVRTPLFENSLSIVPFLDAGNIYTGELPDTPNLRFGAGVGVRYHTNFGPIRVDVGTPLNPQSGDSRVAVYVSLGQAF; this is translated from the coding sequence ATGTCGGAAGTCGCGGCGGGGCGGCGAGTGGCGGCGCTGATGGCCGCGACTGCCCTTTTTCTTTGTCACAGCCCGGCCATGGGCCAGGATGCCGAGGTGCTGGACCCGGCGTTGCAGGCGCCGCTCGACCCTTCCGCGCCGCTGGATCCCCTGCCCGGCCTTGGCGTGGAATGGCCGGACCTCGAAAGCGGGGCGGATGACGGCATTCCGGACATACCCGACACGGCCGTGGCCGACGCGGCGGTGGAGCGAACTTACACCGTCGCGATCCGCGGCCTCGATGGCATCGACGCCGGCGGCATCCGCGCTCAATTCGCGGAATTGTCGGTTCTCGAAGCCAATCGCGGCGATCCCGCCAACGCCGCGCAGATCGACCGCCGCGCCGACGAGGATCGCGATCTCCTGATCCAATTGCTGCGGGCAAGGGGCTATTACGACGCCGTCGTCGAGGCGCGTGCGGAATCCGGTGCCGGCACGGGCCAGGTGAACGTGATCCTCGAGGCGCAACCCGGCGCCCTCTACCGTTTCGCCGAAGTGAGCCTCCCTGGCATCGAGGCGGCGGGGGCCGATGAGTCCAGTCTGCGCACGGCTTTCGGCATCCGGCAAAACGATCCGGTCGATGCCGCCGCGGTGACGGCGGGAACGGCGGCGTTGCGCGTGGCGCTCGGCGAGCAGGGCTATGCTTTCGCCACGGTCGGCGAGCTCGACATCGTCGTCGATCACGAAGCGCGCAGCGCCACGTTGCGCTTGCCCGTGGCGCCCGGCGGCGACCGCCGGTTCGGCGCGATCGTTGTCGATGGCACGCCGCTCTTCTCGCCCGAACATATCGGCGTCATTGCGCGCTTCGACGAAGGCGATCCGTTCGAGCAATCCCGGCTGGAAGACCTGCGCCGCGCTCTCGTCGCTACGGGACTAGTCTCCACCGTCATGGTCCGGCCGGTGGCCAACGAGGCGACGGGCCGCGTCGATGTCGCCGTCGCGCTCGAACCGGCCCCGCCGCGCACCGTCGCGGGCGAAATCGGTTATGGCACGGGGGAAGGCCTGCGGGTCGAAGGCAGCTGGCAGCACCGCAATTTGCTGCCGCCCGAAGGCGCCGTCACGTTTCGCGGCGTCCTTGGCACGCGCGAGCAAGTTATCTCCGCCACGCTCCGCCGCAACAATTTCCGTCGCCGGGATCAGGTGCTGAACGCCCTCGTCGCCGCCACCCATGTCGAGCGCGAAGCCTATGAGGCGCATACCTTCACTTTGTCCGGCAATATCGAACGCCAATCCAACATCATCTGGCAAAAGGCGTGGACCTGGTTCGCTGGCGCCGAACTGCTCGCGTCGGACGAGCGCGACGTCGATCTAGCCAGCGAGCAGGAGCGTAGCCGCACTTTCTTTATCGGCGCCTTGCCCGCGGGCCTTGCCTATGACGGATCGGACGACCTGCTCGATCCGACGCGCGGCTTCCGCCTTTCCGGCCGCCTGTCGCCGGAGATATCGTTGCAGGACGGCGCGTTCGGCTATGCCCGCGCTCAGATCGACGCCAGCTTCTACCGGCCGGTGAACGATCGCGTGGTTTTCGCCGGGCGGGTCCGGCTCGGGACGATCCTCGGCGCGGAGCGCGACCGGATCGCGCCGTCCCGCCGCTTCTATGCGGGCGGCGGCGGCTCGGTGCGCGGTTACGGCTATCAGGCCCTGGGGCCGCGCGACCCGGTCTTCCGCGATCCGATCGGCGGCCGCAGCCTTGCCGAATTTTCGATAGAGGCGCGGGTGCGGACGCCTTTGTTCGAAAACAGCCTCAGCATCGTGCCATTCCTGGATGCGGGGAACATTTATACCGGCGAATTGCCCGACACCCCGAACCTCCGCTTCGGCGCGGGGGTCGGCGTCCGCTACCACACCAATTTCGGTCCGATCCGCGTCGATGTCGGAACCCCGCTCAATCCGCAATCCGGCGACAGCCGGGTCGCGGTCTACGTTTCGCTGGGTCAGGCCTTTTGA
- a CDS encoding translocation/assembly module TamB domain-containing protein: MGEAPRPGRRKAHLLVRLGRFAFAFFVAALLGITSFLVYLDTEAGHRFIAKTVAEQAPRSGFRIRIGAIEGSIWGETRLKDVRLYDPQGLFAQSPEVALDWEPIGWVANRLHINTFDARLVILHRLPKFRPSVEPRPILPGFDLWIDRLRVEELRIGPAVTGRWRSGTLQGRADIRDGRALIDLDAVIRDGGDRLALLLDAQPDADRFDLDVQLDAPANSLTGAIVGTKRPIRLAIEGDGTWTKWSGRALLDLSGRRSADLRLGVEAGRYGLSGALAPAQFLKGKLMRLSAPRIDLKGAGTFEDRRLDGRLSLRSAALKVEAAGIVDLAGKGFDNVRLGVDLLRPAALFPNMTGNRIRLAMTLDGPFGTAAFSYRATAPRVAFDDTGFEDVRAEGRGRLSDPPVAVPIRFTARRVTGVGSVAGGILANLRVDGLLKVTARALTGESLSLTSDKLKGKVSLFVDLVTGRYDVVLSGGLTRYSIPGLGIVDVTSELKVVPGANGRGTIVTGTGKAWVRRLDNKFLASLAGGLPRIETGLLRGADGVIHFRNLRLRAPKIAINGNGYRRRDGTFHFEGRGNQADYGPFSIVLDGDISRPRVTLRLDRPNEALGIRDMDLTLQPNAGGYAYEAAGLSTLGPFTSKGAILLPANAPAVIAIDALQVSGTSATGRLRSDPGGFQGQLNISGGGLRGGLLFQPAGGIQRIEAHLVADQARFAGPPAIAIRRGRLDGVILLDPNGTSIEGTLEARGVTRGAVSLASISASASLRGGSGQIRADVAGTRGRTFTFAAVADVTPQRIGISGRGSVDRRPIALKSPAILTRAGDGWNLAPTAITFAGGSAEVGGMFNSARTQIDARLDAMPLTVLDIAYPDLGLGGIASGTLRYDVPAGGGAPKGDLNLRVRGLTRAGIVLSTAPVDLGIAAKLDGRNAALRAVAASQGRTIGRAQARLSPLPDGGTLIDRLSAAPLFAQIRYNGPADTLWGLTGVELFNISGPVALGADVTGTLNDPAIRGSLRAQQARLESAITGTVVQNLAASGRFDGSRLLLDSFSGTTKNDGRVSGRGSFLLSARGLGIDLTVDANRAQILDRDDLKAKVTGPIRIRSDGDGGTISGDLNLVSGLFRLGSATAAAQVPRLPVREVNGRDDDWTETRTPSPWQFDMAVRARNGLQVTGLGISSEWSANLSIDGPVTAPRINGRADLVRGSYDFAGRTFDLERGVIRFVGDAPPDPILDIVAQGGVQGLNATIRVTGSGLRPEIAFTSTPPLPQDELLSRLLFGTSITNLSAPEALQLAAAVAALNNPGAGLDPINAVRSAVGLDRLRILPGDIVTGQGTSLAAGKYLGRRFYVEVVTDGRGYSATRIEYQITRWLSLLSSVSTIGRHNASVRVSKDY, translated from the coding sequence ATGGGGGAAGCGCCCCGGCCGGGGCGCAGGAAGGCGCATCTTCTGGTGCGCCTTGGCCGCTTCGCCTTCGCGTTTTTCGTCGCGGCCCTGCTCGGGATCACATCCTTCCTCGTCTATCTCGACACCGAAGCCGGGCATCGCTTCATCGCCAAGACGGTGGCGGAACAGGCGCCGCGTTCGGGTTTCCGCATCCGCATCGGCGCCATCGAAGGCTCCATCTGGGGCGAAACCCGGTTGAAGGATGTCCGCCTGTACGACCCGCAAGGGCTCTTTGCCCAATCGCCGGAAGTCGCGCTGGATTGGGAACCGATCGGCTGGGTGGCGAACCGGCTTCATATCAATACGTTCGATGCCCGCCTCGTCATCCTCCACCGCCTGCCCAAATTCCGGCCGAGCGTCGAGCCGCGTCCGATCCTGCCCGGCTTCGACCTCTGGATCGATCGCTTGCGGGTGGAGGAACTGCGCATCGGCCCCGCCGTCACCGGGCGATGGCGTTCCGGCACGCTGCAGGGCCGCGCCGACATTCGGGACGGGCGCGCACTCATCGATCTCGACGCGGTGATCCGCGACGGCGGCGATCGTCTCGCCTTGCTGCTCGACGCCCAGCCCGATGCCGACCGCTTCGACCTCGACGTGCAGCTCGATGCTCCGGCCAACAGCCTCACGGGCGCGATCGTGGGCACGAAGCGCCCGATCCGCCTCGCCATCGAGGGCGACGGCACCTGGACCAAATGGTCGGGCCGTGCCCTGCTCGATCTTTCCGGACGGCGCAGCGCCGACCTGCGCCTTGGCGTGGAAGCGGGCCGCTACGGCTTGTCCGGCGCGCTCGCGCCCGCCCAATTCCTGAAGGGCAAGTTGATGCGCCTGTCCGCCCCGCGCATTGATCTTAAGGGCGCCGGCACGTTCGAGGACCGCCGCCTCGATGGCCGTTTGTCGCTGCGGTCGGCCGCGCTCAAGGTTGAGGCCGCCGGGATCGTCGATCTCGCGGGCAAGGGCTTCGACAATGTCCGCCTTGGCGTGGACCTGCTCCGTCCGGCAGCCTTGTTTCCCAACATGACGGGCAACCGCATCCGCCTCGCCATGACTTTAGACGGTCCGTTCGGCACGGCCGCTTTCTCCTATCGCGCCACCGCGCCGCGCGTCGCCTTCGACGATACGGGATTCGAAGATGTCCGCGCCGAAGGACGCGGGCGGCTGTCCGATCCGCCGGTCGCCGTTCCCATCCGCTTCACCGCGCGGCGCGTGACGGGCGTCGGCAGCGTCGCGGGCGGCATTCTCGCCAATTTGCGCGTCGACGGCCTGCTCAAGGTCACGGCCCGGGCATTGACCGGCGAAAGCCTGTCCCTGACTTCGGACAAGTTGAAGGGCAAGGTCAGCCTGTTCGTCGACCTCGTCACCGGCCGATACGATGTCGTCCTTTCCGGAGGCCTCACCCGCTATTCCATTCCCGGCCTCGGCATCGTCGACGTGACGAGCGAGTTGAAGGTGGTGCCGGGCGCGAACGGGCGCGGCACGATCGTCACGGGCACCGGCAAGGCCTGGGTCCGGCGCCTCGACAACAAATTCCTCGCTTCCCTTGCCGGGGGTCTCCCGCGGATCGAGACCGGCCTCCTGCGCGGCGCGGACGGCGTCATTCACTTCCGGAACCTGCGCCTGCGCGCGCCGAAGATCGCGATCAACGGCAATGGCTACCGCCGCCGCGACGGCACCTTCCATTTCGAGGGGCGCGGCAATCAGGCGGACTATGGGCCTTTCTCGATCGTCCTCGACGGCGACATCTCCCGGCCGCGCGTCACCCTCCGCCTCGACCGGCCCAACGAGGCCCTCGGCATTCGCGACATGGACCTGACGCTCCAACCCAATGCGGGGGGCTATGCTTATGAAGCGGCTGGGCTTTCGACTCTTGGCCCCTTCACGTCTAAAGGCGCGATCCTGCTCCCCGCTAATGCCCCGGCCGTCATCGCGATCGACGCGCTGCAAGTATCCGGTACCAGCGCGACGGGGCGCCTGCGCTCCGATCCCGGCGGCTTCCAGGGCCAGCTCAATATTTCCGGCGGTGGCCTTCGTGGCGGCCTCCTCTTCCAGCCTGCTGGCGGCATCCAGCGGATCGAGGCGCATCTCGTCGCCGATCAGGCGCGTTTCGCGGGGCCGCCCGCCATCGCCATCCGCCGGGGCCGCCTCGACGGCGTGATCCTGCTCGATCCGAACGGCACGTCCATCGAAGGCACGTTGGAAGCGCGCGGCGTCACGCGCGGCGCCGTGTCGCTCGCCAGCATCAGCGCCTCGGCCAGCCTGCGCGGCGGTTCGGGCCAGATCCGCGCCGATGTCGCGGGCACGCGCGGCCGCACTTTCACCTTCGCGGCCGTCGCCGACGTGACGCCGCAACGCATTGGTATCTCTGGCCGGGGCAGCGTCGACCGGCGCCCCATCGCGCTCAAGTCTCCCGCCATCCTGACCCGTGCCGGCGACGGCTGGAACCTCGCGCCGACCGCAATCACCTTCGCCGGGGGCAGCGCCGAAGTGGGGGGCATGTTCAATTCCGCGCGAACCCAGATTGATGCGCGGCTCGACGCCATGCCGCTCACCGTGCTCGATATCGCTTATCCGGATCTCGGCCTCGGCGGGATTGCGTCGGGCACCTTGCGTTACGACGTGCCCGCTGGCGGCGGCGCGCCGAAGGGGGATTTGAACCTGCGCGTGCGCGGCCTCACCCGCGCCGGGATCGTCCTGTCCACTGCTCCGGTCGATCTCGGCATCGCGGCGAAGCTCGACGGCCGCAACGCCGCGCTCCGCGCCGTCGCAGCGAGCCAGGGCCGCACCATCGGCCGCGCCCAGGCCCGGCTTTCGCCCTTGCCGGACGGCGGCACGCTCATCGACCGGCTGAGCGCGGCGCCGCTTTTCGCGCAGATCCGTTACAATGGGCCAGCCGACACGCTTTGGGGCCTGACCGGCGTCGAATTGTTCAACATCAGCGGTCCGGTCGCCCTCGGCGCGGACGTGACCGGAACGCTGAACGATCCCGCCATTCGCGGCTCCCTGCGCGCCCAGCAGGCGAGGCTCGAAAGCGCGATCACCGGCACAGTCGTCCAGAATCTCGCCGCTTCCGGCCGTTTCGACGGGTCGCGCCTGCTGCTCGACAGCTTCAGCGGCACGACGAAGAATGATGGCAGGGTTTCGGGCCGTGGCTCCTTCCTCCTGTCCGCGCGCGGCCTCGGCATCGATCTCACCGTCGACGCCAATCGCGCCCAGATACTCGACCGCGACGATTTGAAAGCGAAGGTGACCGGCCCGATCCGCATCCGGTCGGACGGGGATGGCGGCACCATTTCCGGCGACCTCAATCTCGTCAGCGGCCTCTTCCGCCTCGGCAGCGCCACGGCGGCGGCGCAGGTGCCGCGTCTGCCGGTGCGCGAAGTGAATGGGCGCGACGACGATTGGACGGAAACGCGGACGCCAAGCCCCTGGCAATTCGACATGGCGGTGCGCGCGCGAAACGGTTTGCAGGTGACCGGGCTCGGCATTTCGAGCGAATGGAGCGCGAACCTGTCGATCGACGGTCCGGTCACTGCGCCGCGCATCAACGGCCGCGCCGATCTGGTGCGCGGCAGCTACGATTTCGCCGGGCGGACCTTCGATCTTGAACGCGGAGTGATCCGCTTCGTCGGCGACGCGCCGCCCGACCCGATCCTCGACATCGTGGCCCAGGGCGGGGTGCAGGGCCTCAATGCGACGATCCGCGTGACGGGCAGCGGGCTCCGGCCGGAAATCGCCTTCACCAGCACACCGCCTTTGCCGCAGGACGAGCTTTTGAGCCGCCTGCTGTTCGGCACGTCGATCACCAATCTCTCCGCGCCCGAAGCGTTGCAACTCGCCGCCGCCGTCGCGGCCCTCAATAACCCGGGCGCGGGCCTCGATCCGATCAATGCCGTCCGCTCAGCCGTCGGGCTCGACCGGCTCCGCATCCTCCCCGGCGACATCGTGACGGGGCAAGGAACGTCGCTCGCGGCCGGCAAATATCTGGGCCGCCGCTTCTATGTGGAGGTGGTGACGGACGGCCGCGGTTATTCGGCGACCCGCATCGAATATCAAATCACGCGCTGGCTCTCTCTCCTGTCGAGCGTCTCGACGATTGGGCGCCATAATGCGAGCGTCCGCGTCTCCAAGGATTATTGA